In Nostoc sp. CENA543, a single genomic region encodes these proteins:
- a CDS encoding SRPBCC family protein has protein sequence MTNQQTTSEDFELDSHSQPESSLVAGQTDVPPVEVQIAKIAERQRQITATVQIPYPVETVWKVLTDYESLAEFIPNLAKSRLLQHPDGGIRLEQVGSQRFLNFNFCARVVLDLQEHFPSKINFQMVEGDFKGFSGYWCLEPYSLGELLGTSLCYSIHIWPKLTMPVSMIENRLSNDLRSNLLAIHQRVNDLASQQS, from the coding sequence GTGACTAACCAACAAACAACCTCAGAGGACTTTGAACTCGATTCCCATTCACAACCTGAATCGAGTTTAGTGGCGGGTCAAACTGATGTACCCCCAGTAGAAGTTCAAATCGCTAAAATTGCCGAGCGACAACGGCAAATCACAGCTACAGTTCAGATTCCCTATCCAGTAGAAACCGTCTGGAAGGTCTTGACAGACTATGAATCTTTAGCTGAGTTCATCCCTAACCTTGCCAAAAGCCGTCTTCTACAACATCCAGATGGTGGCATTCGTTTAGAACAAGTCGGTTCTCAACGTTTTCTTAACTTCAATTTTTGCGCTCGTGTAGTCCTAGATTTACAAGAGCATTTCCCTTCAAAAATCAACTTTCAAATGGTAGAAGGGGATTTTAAAGGCTTTTCTGGTTATTGGTGTTTAGAGCCTTATTCCCTGGGTGAATTATTGGGGACTAGTCTCTGCTACAGCATCCACATTTGGCCAAAATTAACTATGCCTGTATCTATGATTGAAAATCGTCTTAGCAATGACCTGCGATCGAATTTGCTAGCGATTCATCAGCGAGTTAATGATTTAGCCAGTCAACAATCATAA
- a CDS encoding sodium:proton antiporter, with amino-acid sequence MEASFEVTLQMVITVVAGISAQVLAAYFRVPSIVLLLLLGIFLGSDGIGVLHPQMLGTGLEVIVALATAIILFEGGLNLDLRELGRVSLSLQLLVTLGTLVTLIGGSMAAHWLGEFPWNIAFLYASIVVVTGPTVIGPLLKQINVDRQVATLLEGEGVLIDPVGAILAFVVLDTIVNGDADPINAIVGLMMRLGVGAAIGAVGGYVMSLIFKRASFLSIELKNLVVLAVLWGLFTLAQMIRTESGVMTTVVAGAVFANSSVPEERLLRSFKGQLTILSVSVLFILLAADLSIASVLALGWGSLFTVLVLMFVVRPINILLCTGNSDLNWRQKLFLSWVAPRGIVSASVASLFAILLTKHGINGGDAIKALVFLTIIMTVVCQGLTAGWVARCLQITSQEATGAVIVGCNPLSLLIARFFQERGENVVLIDTEPEYLAQAEAQSIRVIVSSALDAEVLEEAGLASMGTFLAMTNNGEVNFVLAQRAAEEFHPPRVLAVFPRDPQANNSVNSKVNQAFVSDVAIKTWNEYLSDGRVKLGTTTLNAGEFTTQQERIQEKIRTGALIPLLLEREDRLQITPAHQEWEVGDRIIYLLHDPRPNLLKRLSGASQSTPLALEKLPELEEVPWVKAVSAEL; translated from the coding sequence ATGGAAGCATCTTTTGAAGTCACCCTACAGATGGTGATCACGGTCGTTGCAGGTATTAGCGCGCAGGTGTTGGCGGCATATTTTCGTGTCCCTAGCATCGTTTTGCTATTACTCTTGGGCATTTTTCTGGGTTCTGATGGCATTGGGGTATTACATCCCCAAATGCTTGGTACAGGATTAGAAGTGATTGTGGCTCTAGCAACGGCAATTATTCTATTTGAAGGTGGACTAAACCTAGATTTACGAGAGTTAGGCAGAGTTTCCTTAAGCTTGCAATTGCTTGTCACCTTGGGAACGCTGGTGACGCTAATTGGTGGGAGTATGGCGGCTCACTGGTTGGGTGAGTTTCCCTGGAATATTGCTTTTCTTTACGCGTCTATTGTCGTAGTGACGGGGCCGACGGTGATTGGGCCTTTACTCAAGCAAATTAATGTAGACCGTCAAGTCGCAACGCTCTTAGAGGGAGAAGGGGTATTAATTGACCCTGTGGGGGCGATTTTGGCGTTTGTGGTATTAGATACCATTGTCAATGGTGATGCTGACCCTATTAACGCCATTGTGGGGTTAATGATGCGCCTGGGGGTGGGTGCGGCGATTGGTGCTGTAGGCGGTTATGTGATGAGCTTGATTTTCAAGCGCGCCAGTTTTTTATCAATTGAGTTGAAAAACTTGGTGGTTTTGGCGGTGCTATGGGGTTTGTTTACCCTAGCGCAGATGATTCGCACTGAATCAGGGGTAATGACTACTGTAGTGGCTGGAGCTGTATTTGCGAATTCTTCTGTACCAGAGGAACGCTTGCTGCGGAGTTTCAAAGGTCAGCTAACGATTTTGAGCGTTTCTGTACTGTTTATTCTGCTAGCGGCTGATTTATCTATTGCGAGTGTGTTGGCTTTAGGTTGGGGTAGTTTATTTACTGTCTTGGTGTTAATGTTTGTGGTTCGCCCCATTAATATCTTGTTGTGTACAGGGAATAGTGATTTAAATTGGCGACAAAAGTTATTTTTAAGTTGGGTGGCACCGAGAGGGATTGTTTCGGCTTCTGTGGCTTCTTTGTTTGCGATTTTGCTCACTAAGCATGGGATCAATGGTGGTGATGCGATTAAGGCGTTGGTTTTCCTAACGATTATCATGACGGTGGTTTGTCAAGGATTGACAGCAGGTTGGGTGGCTAGATGCTTGCAAATCACTTCTCAAGAGGCGACAGGGGCAGTTATTGTGGGTTGTAATCCCTTAAGTTTATTAATTGCCCGTTTCTTTCAAGAACGGGGGGAAAATGTCGTTCTCATCGATACTGAGCCAGAATATTTGGCTCAAGCAGAAGCTCAAAGCATCAGGGTAATTGTTAGTAGTGCGCTAGATGCAGAAGTGTTAGAAGAAGCGGGTTTAGCCTCGATGGGGACTTTCTTAGCAATGACTAACAATGGCGAAGTAAACTTTGTGTTGGCGCAACGAGCTGCTGAGGAATTTCATCCACCGAGGGTTTTAGCGGTTTTTCCTCGTGATCCCCAAGCCAATAATTCAGTTAATAGTAAAGTTAATCAAGCTTTTGTTTCAGATGTAGCGATTAAAACTTGGAATGAGTATTTGAGTGATGGGCGGGTGAAGTTAGGTACAACTACACTCAATGCAGGGGAATTTACCACCCAACAGGAACGTATCCAAGAGAAAATTCGGACTGGGGCTTTGATCCCGTTGTTGCTAGAAAGAGAGGATCGTTTACAGATTACGCCAGCTCACCAGGAATGGGAAGTAGGCGATCGCATTATCTACCTGTTACATGATCCCAGACCGAATTTGTTAAAACGCTTATCTGGTGCTAGTCAGTCTACACCATTGGCTTTAGAAAAATTACCAGAGTTGGAAGAAGTGCCTTGGGTAAAAGCGGTGAGTGCTGAGTTGTGA